The Procambarus clarkii isolate CNS0578487 chromosome 15, FALCON_Pclarkii_2.0, whole genome shotgun sequence genomic interval acacaaccctacagtagtgatggtgatggtacagtgaactagagtggcagcacaacaccacagtagtgatggtacagtgaactaaagtggaagcacaacaccacagtcgtgatggtgatggtacagtgaactggcagcccaacaccacagtagtgatggtggtggtacagtaaaGCAGAatgacaacacaacaccacagtagtgatggtggtggtacagtgaactagagtggtagcacaataccacagtagtgatggtggtggtacagtgaactagagtggcagcacaacccttcagtagtgatggtgatggtacagtgaactagagtggtagcacaacaacacagtagtgatggtacagtgaactagagtggcagcacaacaccacagtagtgatggtggtggtacagtgaactagagtggcagtacaacaccacagtagtgatggtggtggtacagtgaactagagtggcagcacaacaccacagtagtgatggtacagtgaactagagtggcagcacaacaccacagtagtgatggtacagtgaactagagtggcagcacaacaccacagtagttatggtggtggtacagtgaactagagcggcagcacaacaccacagtagtgacggtgatggtacagtgaactagagtggcagcacaacaccacagtagtgatggtacagtgaactagagtggcagcaaaacaccacagtagtgatggtggtggtacagtgaattaaagTGGCACCTCTACACCACAGTATTGATAGtgaaggtacagtgaactagagtggcagcacaacaccacagtagtgatggtggtggtacagtgaactagagtggcagcacaacaccacagtagtgatgatggtggtacagtgaactagagtggcagcacaacaccacagtagtgatggtggtggtacagtgaactagagtggcagcacaacaccacagtagtgatggtggtggtacagtgaactagagtggcagcacaacaccacagtccaccacagtcacctccgtaatgtcactgtggttgattgctgccctcaccacatccaggccgctcaccacatcaccgaagacattTCGCAACTGGTAACCatcctggaggtccctggtggtgatgacgaACTGGGCACTCCTTGGATCCCCCGGCCCCCACCTGGCCCGCACAGCTCCTGCCCGGCCTGACCTCCGGTACTGCCCCTcgaggtcaggcagcagtggggctcctctcttaccatcattactctcgtagtctccgcccaccACCCTCTCATCCGACTGACCCTTGtaccacacctgcaacagtttagtgttgcggtaggtgtggccccgctggcccgtacacaacaacacaaactgtctggccagcggagtgtcaggggtcagccggattgtgacccgccctcttgttgaccccgcccacccgaggtcaaggaacgccagggtgcaggagggctccagcacgcccacaacctcactctcctgcagaaaatgaaataaatcTTGCTGATAACTGTacaacaaaatgttatcatattagaTATGATAACTCAGTAaatcagtaatgtcagtaagactagtgggtgtaataaagtaacctggagggtgtgagcgttggcgggcgtgggctgacgcaggagtgggtggaggtacagctgtccgtcttgtagagttatcctggcggagcggcagccatcttggtcttccaggacggcaaacacccggccagcctccaccagcctcttgacgggctcccttatcctgcggaggtcctcaacctgtggacagtgacaactccattatcacctgtggtcagtgtcagccccattatcaccagtggtcagtgtctgccccattattacctgtgaacagtgtcagccccattatcacctgtggacagtgtaagctccattatcaccagtgggcagagtcatccccattatcacctgtggacagtgtcagccccattatcacctgtggacagtgtcagccccattatcacctgaggacagtgtcagccccattatcaaatGTGGTCAgtttcagccccattatcacctgtggtcagtgacagccccattatgctggacctgtagctccagccccccctctactggcagggggttggtgctggacctgtagctccagctccccctcccctactggcagggggttggtgctggacatgcagctccagctcccccccccccactctactggaagggggttggtgatggacctgtatctacagccccccccccccactctactggcagggggttggtgctggacctgtagctccagccccactctactggcaggttatcttgaggttatcttgagatgatttcggggctttttagtgttccagcaaaccggtcctcgaccaggcctccacccccaggaagcagcccatgacagctgaccagcacccatgtacctattttactgctaggtaacagaggcatagggtgaaagaaactttgcccattgtttctcgccggcgccctggatcgaccccaggaccacaggatcacaagtccagcgtgctgtccgctcgtccGACCGGCTCCGACCGGCAGAAGGCtgcttctggacctgtagctccagcccccctctactggcagcggggttggtgatgaacctgtagctccagcccccctctactgacaagaggttggtgctggacctgtagctccagcccccctctactagcagggggttggtgctggacctgtagctccagccccctctactggcagggggttggtgctggacctgtagctccagcccccctctactgtcagggggttgtgctggacctgtagctccagcccccctctactagcagggggttggtgctggacctgtagctccagctcccccctctactggcagggggtttgtgctggacctgtagcttcagtccccctctactggcaggggggttggtgctggatctgaagctccggcccccctctactagcagggggttgtgctggacctgtagctttcgcccccttctactggcaggggggttggtgatgaacctgtagctccagcccccctctactagcagggggttggtgctggacctgtaaatccagcccccctctactgcctgggggttggttctggacctgtagctccagcccccctctactgacagggggttggcgattgacctgtagctccagcccctcctctactggcagggtgttggtgctagacctgtagctccagcccccctctactgcctgggggttggttctggacctgtagctccagcccctcctccactggctgggggttggcgcttgacctgtagctccagccccccctctactgcctgggggttggttctggacctgcagctccagccccctctactagcagggggttggttctggacctgtagctccagcccccctctactgacagggggttggcgattgacctgtagctccagcccccctctactgacagggggttggcgattgacctgtagcttcagaccccctctactggcagggggttggtgcttgacctgtagctccagcccccctctactgcctgggggttggttctggacctgtagctccagcccccctctactgacagggggttggcgattgacctgtagctcaagcccctcctctactggcagggtgttggtgctggacctgtagctccagcccccctctactgacagggggttggcgattgacctgtagctccagccccccctctactggcagggggttggtgctggacctgtagctccagcccctcctcttctggcaagggggttgatgctggacctgtagctccagcccctcctcttctggcaagggggtttgtgctggacctgtagctgccgcccccctctactggctgggggttggtgctggacctgtagctctagctccgcCATGTACTGACAGGGTGTTAGCAaatgacctgtagctcctgcccccttcTAATggctggtggttggtgctggacctgcagctccagctcccctcgactggcaggggatttggtgctggacctgtagctctagcccctcccctctactggcagggggttggtggtggacttgtagctccagcttccctctactggcaggaggttgatgCCAGACCTGTAGCTTAaggccccctctactagcagggggctggtgctggacatgtagctccagctcacctctactggcagggggttggtacttgacctgtagctccaacccccctctactggcagggggtgttggtactgaacctgtagctccagcccccctctactggcaggggggccggtgctggacttgtagcgccagcactcctctactggcaggggcttgatgttggacctgtagctccagccccccctctactggcagggggggttggtgcaggatctgtagctccagcccccctctactggcatggggttggtgctggccttGTTGCTCTAGCCTCCctttactggcatggggttgatgctggactaaTAGCTGCagcccaccctctactggcagggggttggtgctggacctgtagctccagcccccgtctactggcaggcgATTAGtgttgaacctgtagctccagaccccctctactggcagggggttggtgctggacctgtagctccagtccccctctactgtcagagagttggtgctggaccagtagctccagcccccctccccctttactggcagggggttggtgctggacctgtagctccagctcccccctctactggcagggggttggtgttggacctgtagctccagtccccctctactggcaaggggttggtgctagaccaattgctccagccccctctactctcagcgggttggtgctagaccagtagctccagccccccctctactggcagggggttggtgctggacctgtagctccagccccctctactgtcagagaGTTGGtgatggaccagtagctccagcccccccctctactggcagggggttggtgctggacctgtagctgcagccccctctactggcagggggttggtgctggacctgtagctcctgcccccctctactggcaggggattggtgctgatcctgtagctccagcccccctctgctggcaacccgttctcgcaaatttaataagtcaatattgacttattagttgcgtgcataagtgacatactaaacataatagtttcccttgaaaagctttatagaaaacaccagccttacctaacctacttagtatgttaaaataagcatcttatagcttcgtaattacaattgttacttaacctattatagatataggttaagtaacaattgtaattacgaagctataagatgcttatcttaacatactaagtaggttaggtaaggtcggtgttttctatgaagcttttcaagggaaactattatgttaagtatgtcacctatgcacatatttaataagtcaatattgacttattaaatttgcgagaacgggttgctgctggcagggggtgggtgctagacctgtagctccagcccccctctactggcagggggttggtgttggacttgtagctccagcccccctctactggcagggggttggtgctgcacctgtagctgcagcccccatctactggcaggggattagtgctgaacctgaagctcaagaccccctctactggcagggggttggtgctggacctgtagctccaacctcctcctactggcagggggttggtgctggacgtgcaggtccagccccgctctactggcagggggttgatgctggacctgtagctccagcccccctctcctggcagggggttggtgctggacctgtaactccagctcccccctctactggcagggggttggggttggacctgtagctccagtcccactccactggcaaggggttggtgctggaccaatagttggcaggggttggtgttggatctgtagctccagccccccccccccctctactggcaggaggttggttctggacctgtagctccagcccccttctgctggcagggggttggtgctggacctatacctacagcccctcctctactggcaggggggtttggtgctgaacctgtagctccagcctcccctctactggcagggggggttggtgctggaccagtagctccagcctcccccctctactggaagggggttggtgctgaacctgtagctccacccccctctactggcagggggttggtccgggacctgtagctccagcccccctctactggcagggggttggtgctggacctgtagctccagcccccctctactggcagggggttggtgctggacctgtagctccagcccccccccccctctactggcaggggattggtgctggacctgtagctccagcccccccccctctactggcagggggttggtgctggaccagtagctccagcccccctctactggcagggggttggtgctggaccagtagctccagcccccctctactggcagggggttggtgctggacctgtagctccagcccccctctactggcaaggggttggtgctgtcaTTGTTTGGGAGTTTGTTGGCAATTTCAAGGCTTCAGTCTCTTCGAACCCAGCAGTGGTCTATTTTGGTTCACTGTCTTCCTGGATGCTTTCCCGGTaggttggtggagtgtcacccgctctctgtgcctctgtgagggggccaggatcccgggttcaatagaggatcacGGGTTCAATCACCATGCAGGCCAAAAATGGAtcccatgtttcctttcacctgatgtgcctgttcacctaCCAGAATATATTTATCCACGAGTTAGACAACTATTTTAGATTGTATGttaaggaaagtcagtagttgaccttgggCAACCCCaataaacctaagaacaggcttcctctcctcaaaacgcaactcaatatcttgtgatatgacctatgagagaaaataaaaaacttactgttaattgcttctgggggatctctccagtgatttcctgaactttattcatgatgctggaggctgagtctcccaggtgtacggggtcagctgtggcacctgtctctgtggtcatcatctccagggcctccctgatggtctcctgcacctgtcattaccaacacaaacattaatgtggaacttggactataatgaagcatcaggctctgagtaaagtaactggactataatgaagcatcaggctctgagtaaagtaactggactataatgaagcatcaggctctgagtaaagtaactggactataatgaagcatcaggctctgagtaaagtaactggactataatgaagcatcagattgagtaaagtaatttgacaatataagaaatgtttctctacactgaccacagtgtagagaaacaccaagatgacagttgactttattaataaaaatgtttcaggtGTTAGAGCAAAACGTTTCCTATACATAAAGTCAACTctgatcttgatgtgtctccatgtcaaaagtgtttatatagaggcaatactacactcagttgggtgagaacaatgtgaccttcagaagcgtaccttcactgaggtgtggacagtcttgacatttgggaagagttcctggcacttctggagccAATCTTCAACCTTCATGCTGCACTCACcagctgtgtctatggttgtgccaacctcctgtggggtgttgactgtgtcgaggcttcccaacatggcctgcagccgagtcttcccttcctctccctgtattgtcatatccaccacactggtatcctccagttccaagagcttcattgctgacttgttctgctctaccagagcatagagtctgtcctggagctggaggtggtgagtcttccagtcccccagctgcccctggtactcccccagctgggacagtacctcttcacagctaataatgaggctgctgatgatgctcttctgctcctgcaccagggaacgtaatgtcttactgatgcctctggcaggaccttcataaggttttgctggcactacttcctcagttgttagctggatatttttgagtttcctaacaaaagcctccacagcatagttaattgggaactgagtagcagctgtggcaacgtgctcggcacggcagctggggcaggtcagctgaccattcttgatagcattgtcaatacactgggagcagaatgtgtggccgcaTAGCAGTGTGCGAGGGCGTAGCTGATTGTCATCATAatcgttaaaacacactgaacattcctctggttTGTTATCCTGTGGATAAAATATTTGGTAAATCTAGATGTATTTACAACAAAAAATAATATTATAGTACTGCACAATATTTCCTGAAAAAAATTACATAATATTTTCATAATTTCTTTGTACAGAGGAACCTCGGTATTTGCACTACTCTCAATTCGCACTGCTAACCGGCCACTGAGGCCGAGGTGTGCAGATAATGGCGGAGATCCGCAACCAGACCCAACACATGATGTACTCCCAGcctgatcaaccaagcatcaatgttccaaggaccccctccagAAAGCCGCTGTCTCAATCTCCACCAGAAAAGAAATAGACGGCTGCAACTGAACAAACCGACCACCAAGACTGAAAGAGCAAAACCCCTGcgcaggagagcatgaagctcaccaacccgacccccagaggccaatgccaacagaaacagaaccttggaaaacaatcttgaactgaagaggccaccacaaaccgaggaaaaGAGGGCAAAAGAGAGCACCCAGTCTAAGGACCAAGACGGTTCCGGCAGCGCATGAGCTGGCCAGAGGTGAAACTATACATGAGAAAGCTTGCAGAATGGGGCGGAAATGATATCGACCCTAAACACAAGCTGGAGAGGCTCCACCAGCGcagccaagaaagaaaggacaaaacaactcgAACAGAAATAGAAGACAGCCTACAAAGAGAGAGGAAATGGCGAAAAgaacaccaggaaacttcatattgTGTCCGAGAAGAAGCTCGCAGGTGAGACACCTTCAATGaacccacctgatcaccatacaagtggtgatacacccacGCCAAAAAGACCAGACACGAAGAGCAAAGGAGTAGACCAAACCAGCCATGTGCCAGACCAtcccaatctgctgaaagaggcggagtcgCGGAAAATGCcccgggaacataggattaacccttaaactacgcaatacatacatacatatacgatgGTAGTAACTTTCCCAAAACTGCTCAATTCATACATATATGATTGAGGGTCTAGCGAACAATTTGAAATGCCCCATGAGGGATAGGAGCAGCTATAGTCAAGCTGACCCCGAATGTAAACAGACACCACCTGGGGAAAATATCCAGCGTAGGCCGCCATTGACTGCAGGCCTCAGTTGCCCGACAGagaccatggcgagcgcatcacATTCCACCAACCGACCCCGCTCAGTAAAGCGCACATAGCGGCCTTTGACTGAGGATGAAATTAATCAGAATTTTTTCCTGGATGGTGATGAACCTGATATTGACTACTCCGAGTGAACACGCTGGTGCCACGAAGGCTAGGCCTAGCTCCTCACCCATGCCTCCCCGCCCGCAATTGACACCACTTCATGCCAATCCACATAGTTCATGTGTTACTTTGTCAGATTTTTATGTTTTGGTCGACAATTCGGAGAGAGGTGAatcattttctggttttagtgatttAGAATCAGAAAATAGTTTTGCTGCCGCTGGTGccagtggagtgtgtggtgttgtcaaGCAACATTTTGTTGTGTCAGCAGCATCTAGTCCAACCATgcggcaccgcatggcaccaGATGGGGACACTGACGAACAAAGCCCCTCAACATCAACTAATTTTCCATCATCGTCCCTTCCCACCCGTACTGTTTCTGGACGGGCTTTAGTTCCTGGTCCATGGATTCCTCACCGTGGTGCCGCTGTTGCCTCTAGAAAGACACCaggtgtgtatgtgtagagtgatgggacagattttgttcAAGAAATTACTGCTTTTGACAATTCAgatgttgggattacagaccttttccctgataCAGGTGACGATATGTTTGAAATGGACTACTTTACTGCATATTTAGATGAGCCGCTCATGCAACATATTGTTTAGGAAATGAACAAATATGCAGCTGATCTCATTCGTGAGGAGTTATCCGATTTTTCACGATTACAACGATGGAAAGATACAActttaggtgaaatgtatgtgtttttggcactgtgtatgttgatgaagcatTGTGTCAAACATGTACTCGAACATTATTGGTGCAAAGACCAgactgttccaacaccattgttcgggaaatatatgtctcgagacaGATTTGCGATACTCCTCatgtgtcttcattttgcaagtaatgaaaaTTAAACTGAAGATGATAGTCTTTGGAAGGTGAGGCACATCCTGAATGAACTTGTTGGAGAGTACAGTGATTTCTATGTACCAGCTCACAAgatggtgattgacgaatccatTGTGCTTTTTAACCATTAAACTGCGCAAGAATGCATATAAAGTTTTGAGTAACTGACACAAAAGTGCgcagcattcagggtgaaagaaactttgcctatttgtttctgcctcgtgcgggaatcgaacccgcgccacagaattacgagtcctgcgcgctatccaccaggctacgaggccccctcgaataacgaatttaatccgttccggcacctGATCGTCATGTGAAACGTACGTCACACAAAACAAATGTCCCTTTTGACAATAATGGTAAtcaaattaatccgttctaccaccgaaaaacatcaatatgatattcgatgttttaaataatggagcagcctaccttacattcactgaacaaacctttatggcatttttctttcttcaaatgtgttcaatatgtctttttcatttgtcttatagcaaaaggttcgttcggtgttcggcaggtaggctgctccatgtttcttaagctGCTAAGAGGTCCTCAGGAGATTTACACacaaaaaaatctaaaaaataattttgtcttctaaaaatgttaatttgtgttccctgagcacaggaataataaaaaataaatcgtaggtgacaatattttggccacaattggccgaggaagtctggcaaaatgtgggcgttgacagagcggtcgtgagTGGTGGTCAGCGTCACCTGAGCTGTCAGgcaagagttgccacaaagatattacctaattatttcaatgtttctgattgattttttcttcgttttttttttgcagtaatattattcaatagtgtgtagtgtgatagatttatataataaaaggggtgaatcatcgctatactgtaaccccgcttttatccgggattcgaacatccggaaaacgcccttatacggccaaaatcgtgaacggataaagttatctcaatatccggccaaaatagccacaggaaccggataaaagctggtttggccggatgaaaatacggccataccgtattaatcccgtctgtggctctagacgcatggtggaggaggggggtggggtgggtgggtggtgttgggagggtgggaggggtgcgtcaggagggaccacctgggtacaggaattaccaataattttagaacaattaatcatagccaaaaacaaatgaaataactactagtaattatgtaataacaaataaataagtttcctaaaagcattgtgcacaggctgaagtttccttcaaaaatattgtgaatttttttcctcctggcggcctacgtaacgcgctatcccaagtggacccgtccaacactggtcaacccatgtgcgtccgtccctcgtgttatacacagtgctgcgccattagtgaaatatttttttaaataacttttttattttcatagtaactttgaacatttttggccaagactatgtctggtagcagcatcaatcgttctggaggtgttaagaggaagaaagttgtcctaacaataaaagacaagtcacagttatacacctcaaccagtgcggcctcacagtgttgtgccattagtgaaatatttttttaaataactttcttaattttcatagtaattttgaacatttttggccaagaatatgtctggtagcagcatcaatcgttctggaagtgttaagaggaagaagattgtcctagcaattagacaagttacgtgttgttcaaccagtgaggcgtcacaggcagccaagcgccttcaacaagtg includes:
- the LOC138364939 gene encoding uncharacterized protein, whose translation is MMDNKPEECSVCFNDYDDNQLRPRTLLCGHTFCSQCIDNAIKNGQLTCPSCRAEHVATAATQFPINYAVEAFVRKLKNIQLTTEEVVPAKPYEGPARGISKTLRSLVQEQKSIISSLIISCEEVLSQLGEYQGQLGDWKTHHLQLQDRLYALVEQNKSAMKLLELEDTSVVDMTIQGEEGKTRLQAMLGSLDTVNTPQEVGTTIDTAGECSMKVEDWLQKCQELFPNVKTVHTSVKVQETIREALEMMTTETGATADPVHLGDSASSIMNKVQEITGEIPQKQLTVEDLRRIREPVKRLVEAGRVFAVLEDQDGCRSARITLQDGQLYLHPLLRQPTPANAHTLQESEVVGVLEPSCTLAFLDLGWAGSTRGRVTIRLTPDTPLARQFVLLCTGQRGHTYRNTKLLQVWYKGQSDERVVGGDYESNDGKRGAPLLPDLEGQYRRSGRAGAVRARWGPGDPRSAQFVITTRDLQDGYQLRNVFGDVVSGLDVVRAAINHSDITEVTVVDCGVVLPL